A genomic window from Dermacentor silvarum isolate Dsil-2018 chromosome 9, BIME_Dsil_1.4, whole genome shotgun sequence includes:
- the LOC125939816 gene encoding uncharacterized protein LOC125939816, translated as MEVDTGSPVCVIFRELYMRHRNHWPTLKPFRVKLSCYAGPLPVLGDLTLRVGFKDVLVDCSLTVLGCEGPSLCGRDLLTLLDKAGAPVLHVTPVCGATKTSEMDPCKVKAIFTDYQDIFTTELGLMKGPPASLHLKDGAIPKFCREFTLVTDRQPLVGLLRPDRQTPTMAAARIQRWALYLGGYKYKLQYVPGKQLLNSDALSRLPQQATGDGGEGPNDESDDWTLPPDSSVCVRNYGQGEKWIPGRVKSATGARMVTVETPNAIVKRHVDQVRRRSDSSPRYPVNDTAAGTARSKRGRQWNHSLGSGRPR; from the exons ATGGAAGTCGACACCGGGTCACCAGTGTGTGTCATTTTTCGGGAGCTGTACATGAGGCATCGGAACCATTGGCCTACCCTAAAGCCGTTTCGCGTCAAGTTGTCTTGCTACGCAGGGCCGTTACCGGTGTTGGGCGACCTGACACTACGCGTGGGCTTCAAAGACGTGCTCGTGGACTGTTCCCTCACAGTGCTCGGCTGCGAAGGCCCAAGCTTATGCGGAAGGGACCTGCTGACGCTACTAGACAAAGCTGGCGCTCCGGTGCTACATGTGACTCCGGTCTGCGGAGCCACAAAGACAAGCGAAATGGACCCTTGCAAGGTTAAGGCCATTTTCACGGACTACCAAGACATTTTCACTACAGAGCTCGGCCTAATGAAGGGTCCTCCCGCAAGCCTGCACCTCAAAGATGGAGCAATACCGAAGTTTT GTCGTGAATTTACGTTGGTCACGGATCGTCAACCACTCGTGGGCCTGCTGAGACCTGACCGCCAGACACCGACCATGGCGGCTGCGCGAATTCAACGCTGGGCGCTGTACCTCGGAGGCTACAAATACAAACTTCAGTACGTTCCCGGGAAACAACTGCTCAACTCGGATGCTCTCAGCAGACTACCACAGCAGGCGACCGGAGATGGAGGGGAAG GTCCAAATGACGAGAGCGACGACTGGACACTGCCGCCAGACAGCAGTGTGTGCGTCCGCAATTACGGACAGGGGGAGAAGTGGATCCCTGGTCGGGTCAAATCGGCGACAGGAGCACGGATGGTAACCGTAGAGACTcccaatgccatcgtcaaacgGCACGTCGACCAAGTACGCCGCCGCTCGGATTCATCACCAAGGTATCCGG